From the Cryptomeria japonica chromosome 2, Sugi_1.0, whole genome shotgun sequence genome, one window contains:
- the LOC131873674 gene encoding uncharacterized protein LOC131873674, translated as MVDGEGMPMGFIYEAMDRAKEAISHYYRGNARKCEIFWRIIDRRWTNQLHQPIHAFAYFLNPKFYFSDSFRADEEVMAGVITCIDKMTPDPELRDKVLDELEIYKSAEGRLFSSQLAIDRRGKQQPDLWWENYGAGTPNLQKIAIRVLSQPCSASGCERNWSVFESIHTKKRNRLSQKRLNDLVFVRYNLRLRVRQVEGVSHEAIDLDEIDPYGDWTMNEQNDGDDVLLTEEEIAEIERGAAQDAEGARLDEDEDEDEDDDEDYDFEEESSHHLDTTTPTATTSSSRPEKLSYIRKNTKRKM; from the exons atggtggatggagagggcatgccaatgggtttcatttatgaggccatggatagggccaaagaggccatttcacattactatcgtggaaatgcaagaaaatgtgaaatcttttggcgcatcattgatcgtaggtggacaaaccaactccaccaaccgatacatgccttcgcctactttttgaacccgaaattctacttctctgattcatttagggctgatgaggaggtcatggcaggtgttattacatgcattgataagatgacacctgatcctgagttgagagacaaggttcttgatgagttggag atctacaaaagtgcagaggggagactcttctcatcacaactagcaattgataggagaggaaaacaacaaccag atttatggtgggagaattatggtgccggcacgcctaatcttcaaaagatagctatccgtgttttgtctcagccatgcagtgcttctgggtgtgaacgaaattggagtgtctttgaaagcattcacacaaagaagagaaatagattgtcacaaaagcggctcaatgatctagtatttgttcggtacaaccttcgccttcgagttagacaggtggagggtgtttcacatgaggccattgacttggatgaaattgatccatatggtgattggaccatgaatgaacaaaatgatggtgatgatgtcctccttaccgaagaagaaattgcagaaatagagagaggagcagcacaagatgcagaaggagcaagattggatgaagatgaggacgaagatgaggatgatgatgaggactatgactttgaagaagaatcatctcaccatttagataccacaacacccactgctactacttctagctcaaggcctgaaaaattgagctatattaggaaaaatacaaagaggaagatgtag